ATTGGGCATCCGTACCTTGAGAGAAATGCAGAAGATACGGATGCCAAAGACTGTAGTCAGATTGCTCTGCGTATGCTGCGCAAAACATACTTGGTCGCTCCGAGTTTCCCGTTCTTTGGATAGGTCGATATGCGAACACGGTTGTTTTGGTTGCCACCCAGCACAGACACACTGTCCCCCCTATCAGCGACCAGAAACCCAACATGCCCTCCTTTGCCAACGCGCTCAAAGACAACGATATCGCCTTCTTGCGGGTCGTTTTCAGCTGACTGGCCCCAGTCTTCCCAGGACAGCGCCCTCTGGCTATCTGTTCCCACCATGCCTGATTGTTCGACACAGTAGTTCACGAAGGATGAACACCAAGCGACACTATCATCGGTTCCAGACCAAGGGTTCGTTGATTTGTGGTACATCACAACCCGTGGATTGTTGCCAGGTCCAGCAACCTCGCGCACGTCGAGGGCAAGTTCGGCCTGAGCAACGCTATAGGGTACGGTTGCTCCTGCTGCAGTCGCAGGAGCCGCAGCGGTTGCTGTCGAGCCCGGAGCCGAAGGCCAAGTTGGCCATTTGGGCCATGTGGGCCAATTCCCAGCAGTGTTCCCATTTGCTGAGCTCAGTAACGGCAGGCCGCCGGAAACGGGCTTCAGGTAGCCACTGTGAAGGTATCCATCCGACAATCCGTCACTGTTCACGTCGACATTTGCCCAATCTCCTGATGTGCTGACAACCTGAACAATTTGCCCCTGCGCTAATGTGGAGTCGACACCATAATTGGTTCCAGGGCCGCGCCGCAAGTTCAAGCCTGACCGCGCCGTGACTTCCATCAGCGCAAATTGAAAAGACCCAGCATCATCGCGCCAGTCTACGGGCGCAGACGCCGCAGCGCCACCTGGAGTGAATTGACCAAAGTCGCCCCA
This portion of the Parasedimentitalea marina genome encodes:
- a CDS encoding TIGR02594 family protein; its protein translation is MHKIIDTPWRVTSNLDELRARGVETIIRYFNRANSNQLPEKRLEPAEAAAIADAGMTLAVVYQQRGGSGGNINDLNAKSGNADATRAVKQATQIGQPIGSAIYFAVDWDYFRPTDLKSISEYFAEVRRVLGADYRVGVYGSGLVGKTLKSAGLVDFIWLSMSVGWSGTKALLATDAWTLRQTYPEQTAVLRHDGNELSPAWGDFGQFTPGGAAASAPVDWRDDAGSFQFALMEVTARSGLNLRRGPGTNYGVDSTLAQGQIVQVVSTSGDWANVDVNSDGLSDGYLHSGYLKPVSGGLPLLSSANGNTAGNWPTWPKWPTWPSAPGSTATAAAPATAAGATVPYSVAQAELALDVREVAGPGNNPRVVMYHKSTNPWSGTDDSVAWCSSFVNYCVEQSGMVGTDSQRALSWEDWGQSAENDPQEGDIVVFERVGKGGHVGFLVADRGDSVSVLGGNQNNRVRISTYPKNGKLGATKYVLRSIRRAI